The DNA region CTCATGCGGGTGGTCGCGACGAGGTCATCCACAGGTGACCTCGTCATCATTGCCACAGATTTCAGCGCTCGGAAGACCTGGAAGCTGTACAAGCAGCGCTGGTCAATCGAGTGCACCTTCAGCAGCTTCAAGAAGCGAGGCTTCGACCTGGAGCGGACTGGGATGACGGAAAGGAGCCGTCTTCAGCGGCTCTTCGGCCTTGTGACACTGGCCTGGATGTTTTGTTTGCGCTTGGGGGTCTGGTTTGACCAGACCCAGTCCATCCCCATTCTCAAGCATGGTCGTAGAGCGGTCAGTCTGGTGCGGTACGGTGCTCAGCATCTCGTAGATGCCTTACGATGGAAACCACAACAGTTCATGGCTGTCCTAGACCTGTTGACCCAGCCTTTTTGCCCACCAGGAGGGGCTGGAAGTGAAGTTGTCACCTACTGAGATCCACGCTTAAAGAGCGGGGTTAGATAAGGACCAACATTGGTGCGTTCACCTAGCCCAAGATGTTCCCGAATTTCCATATGTGACGGAGCTTCGCGGTTAGCAGCAAAATATTGTCCGATGTAGAGCAGTATCTCTGTCTGTCTTTTCGAGAGACTGGGAATTGGCTCTAATGGGTCAATGGGCATAGCAGGAGTATAGCAGTCGACTAGCAGTAGATATAGCAGTTTCTCCTGGTGTCTGGCCTCAAGAGGCAGTCATGATCTTCTTGAAGAGTTTCTGCCAGACGCTACTTGCTGTCTTCTCAATGGTTGGCGGGGACTTGGCGATCATCCGAGCTTTGAACTGCTTTGCCAGTGTGACCTTCCAGCCGGGATCTAGCGTGATGCTGTTCTGTGCTGCAAATTCCTCAATCTGGTCGACAAGGGGACGTGTGGGCTCATATTGATCACTGAAGATCTCATCGGCATCCCGGAACAGTTTGTTGAGAAGTGGGTCAAGAACATTGATGGGAATCAGATCCTCGATTTCGGCGTCTGGGATCGTGGTGTAGTCACTCACGGGAATGATGTTTTTTGGATTGGCCTTGTAAAGGTCTGCGGCGAGCTGTGCTTGCATTGCGCGGCCAGACGTATCACTGTCTACCACCACGGGTGGTAGCGCTCCTTCCCTGGCCACCAGGATGCTCGTCAGGGGTTTAATGCCCTTGGTGCCACCGGACGGCACAAAAAGGAGTTCCTGCCCTGGGGCGATCAGTTTCTCTTTGATTAGCCAGTTCTTGATAGCACTCAGGTAGATCTGATCCGAGACGCCTTCCACGATGACAGGGAAGCAGCCTTGCAAGAGCGTATCGGAGATACTCAGGCCCAACGCGGCATGTACTGCATAGATGGACCGTTGCTGGTTACTCTGCCCCTCAGCCGCACGCAGATTCTCGGAGGCCACCGTGAAGCCCTCAGGATCGACATAGACCACTTTCACGCGGTCTACGTGGTTCGTATCTACCAGAAATGGGGACTGGGTGGTGTGGATTACCTGGTTCGTCTTTGAGAGGTTGGCGAAGAAATCTGCCAGGTCACGCTGCGCAAGAGGGTGCAGGGAGTGCCCCGCCTCGTCGAGTAGCAGAATTGTGTTCTGGTGGGCATCTTTGCTTTCCACGAGGAACACCAGGTAGAAGCTCAGGAACCACTGAAGGCCTGTGCTGCGGTTTTCCAGCTCAATCTGTTCGGGTCGCTGTCGGTCGGCTACGAAGATACGGAAGTAGTTTCCGTCTGCACGGAAGTCGAAGATGTATTGGCCCTGTTTCCACCACTCCTGGAATTCACGGGATAGGCGGCTTTGGGCGGAATGCAGCAAGGCCTGA from Deinococcus sp. Marseille-Q6407 includes:
- a CDS encoding AAA family ATPase, producing MSLLQFRVQQFRSVEDSGWITCDAVTTLVGMNEAGKSNLLLALWKLNPAQGGEINLLADMPRRIYSTARKEPETITFIETDFSITGKAAEEIKQKTYLSSDRDLDVRVSRTFDGEIHIKFLNATPTQSLTSTSLHKVLTEQIAVVQAQAAPTEELQKSKETAEASLSNALELYPSAGTPINPELLMALRSNTASWTKLPESSPFREALRQVYREVLVIEKYFGEPHLIRGVKDMVLDAIPKFVYYSNYGNLDSEIYLPHAIENMARKDLTGIAEAKARTLRVLFEYVGLDPKEIVQMGAEPTGSAYQQVTPEAAQEAAARKTERQALLHSAQSRLSREFQEWWKQGQYIFDFRADGNYFRIFVADRQRPEQIELENRSTGLQWFLSFYLVFLVESKDAHQNTILLLDEAGHSLHPLAQRDLADFFANLSKTNQVIHTTQSPFLVDTNHVDRVKVVYVDPEGFTVASENLRAAEGQSNQQRSIYAVHAALGLSISDTLLQGCFPVIVEGVSDQIYLSAIKNWLIKEKLIAPGQELLFVPSGGTKGIKPLTSILVAREGALPPVVVDSDTSGRAMQAQLAADLYKANPKNIIPVSDYTTIPDAEIEDLIPINVLDPLLNKLFRDADEIFSDQYEPTRPLVDQIEEFAAQNSITLDPGWKVTLAKQFKARMIAKSPPTIEKTASSVWQKLFKKIMTAS